In Chitinophaga sp. HK235, a single window of DNA contains:
- a CDS encoding RagB/SusD family nutrient uptake outer membrane protein yields MKNIYHRLVLLGGLAAFSACEKDLKNTSYGDLSSVVSTTEGAVAAVNAAYTGLAGGADWQGGWDAGTYGWRTQAMMTTDEGVCSWGGNWIPLRDLNYTPDFGWVTHNYERYTPYISRITISLDEMDKMQIDTDLKKRYIGELKALRAHYAEMLYFNYGPFTIITDPKIAANPNAPYVPRPTKDVVVAQIEKDYKDAAAVLPDKFTGKDYGRFSKAAALTGLMKLYMHEKKWSDALNTGQDITKMGYSLLSNYEDNFSTASKGGSSAEMILAVVCSSSGGDQYSNMWLAHALPSDYVDSTGIPLTAWGGYKMPWSSYDKFDKKDKRLKVLLESYPSGKTPDGKVIYKNARTSGALGAIPMKFAPDPSRANSQNSSVDFPIYRYADVLLMLAECINEVNGAPTQQAYDAINAVRARAGLSELPAGLAKDQFLARIQDERLFELWGEGWRKDDLIRWNLFIQRAINDGSTTAQAYKVLLPLPRTVITQSNGVIKQNEGYN; encoded by the coding sequence ATGAAAAACATATATCATCGACTCGTTTTGCTGGGAGGCCTCGCTGCTTTCAGCGCATGTGAAAAAGATTTGAAAAATACAAGTTATGGTGACCTCTCTTCGGTGGTGAGCACTACCGAAGGCGCCGTGGCTGCTGTTAACGCAGCTTATACAGGACTCGCCGGTGGCGCCGACTGGCAGGGTGGCTGGGATGCCGGCACTTACGGCTGGCGCACTCAGGCCATGATGACTACTGACGAAGGTGTATGCTCCTGGGGCGGCAACTGGATACCACTGCGCGACCTGAACTATACACCCGACTTCGGCTGGGTAACGCATAACTATGAACGCTACACGCCCTACATCTCCCGGATCACCATCAGCCTGGATGAAATGGATAAGATGCAGATCGATACAGACCTGAAGAAAAGATATATCGGAGAGCTGAAAGCGCTGAGAGCTCATTATGCAGAGATGCTGTATTTCAACTACGGTCCTTTCACCATCATCACAGATCCTAAAATAGCGGCAAACCCTAATGCGCCCTATGTGCCAAGACCTACCAAAGATGTAGTGGTAGCACAGATTGAAAAGGATTACAAAGATGCGGCAGCAGTCCTCCCCGACAAATTCACAGGCAAGGATTACGGCCGTTTCTCCAAGGCTGCAGCCCTCACCGGTTTGATGAAGCTGTACATGCACGAGAAAAAATGGAGCGATGCACTCAATACCGGACAGGATATCACCAAAATGGGATATAGCCTGCTGTCCAATTATGAAGACAATTTCAGCACTGCCAGCAAAGGAGGTAGCTCCGCTGAAATGATCCTCGCAGTAGTGTGTTCTTCTTCCGGTGGCGACCAGTATTCCAACATGTGGCTGGCCCATGCCCTTCCTTCCGACTATGTGGATTCAACCGGCATCCCGCTTACCGCATGGGGTGGTTATAAAATGCCCTGGTCTTCCTACGATAAATTTGATAAAAAAGATAAACGTCTCAAAGTGCTGCTGGAGTCTTATCCCTCCGGTAAAACACCGGATGGTAAGGTGATCTACAAAAACGCCAGGACATCCGGCGCGCTGGGAGCTATTCCCATGAAATTTGCGCCAGATCCTTCCAGGGCCAATTCACAGAACAGCAGCGTCGATTTTCCGATCTATCGTTATGCTGATGTATTGCTGATGCTGGCAGAATGTATCAATGAAGTTAATGGTGCTCCTACCCAGCAGGCATATGATGCTATCAATGCTGTGAGGGCCAGAGCGGGCCTCAGCGAGTTGCCGGCCGGTTTGGCTAAAGATCAGTTCCTGGCACGTATTCAGGACGAACGTTTGTTTGAGCTTTGGGGAGAAGGATGGAGAAAAGATGATCTGATCCGCTGGAACCTGTTTATACAAAGGGCCATCAACGACGGCTCTACGACTGCACAGGCTTACAAGGTATTATTACCTTTGCCCAGAACAGTGATTACCCAGAGCAACGGGGTTATCAAACAAAATGAGGGATATAACTAG
- a CDS encoding MBG domain-containing protein — protein sequence MKQPKHPASPEVNSVVKLFRGIGLIILLLSAVLQPVKTNAQVVVTATQGTLGPTTYPTLKAAFDAVNTGTHQGQLNLTITGNTTETATATLNASGTGGANYSDISIKPATGTTPVVSGIINNAPLIKLNGACNISMDGSNGAPGRALMLVNNGIMSPNVLVIGSVGTTPVKNVTVANTTIVNGSLAATAVIAADATVISNPGYFNDIFLYNNDIRRAYTGIYLNSASNTSNSNIRIENNDLNATGTDALRFGGIMALGVNGLTISNNRIGNFDSGNDEFDRGIWLNVGTMNTTVSNNTISGMSYAGPSAYGPIGITISCNTLNAGISITGNTITDLTSNGFFQPMGIFQYSTLSGVTISNNRISSIKNKNMGIAGASGIMLVCNNADAATRVYNNFIWDITSAGYDGFQINHNGNGIVIDKGGGYDIDFNTVALNTNPSSTGAHKAACLLITGNVNTTGSINIRNNIFANLQTIGDANSRLAVANRASTGAAVFGTIDYNDYYSESGNLGATTASLVTSLAALQTSLGGNTHSINVKPVFAGANDLHLTTANISIDNKGTPLAGITDDIDGELRSTTAPDPGADEVVICPAVTITTQPTAQTVCENKTTSFSVAGTNANIFQWQVNTGSGFTDVQDDANYSGATTAVLTLTGIPAGFDGYNYRCVVNSKTGCPAINTNEVMLSVNKKKTAVENITICNSQLPYTWNGQSITAGGNAIATYTTASLLNGCDSTTTLNLTVNMGAAVTSQPASSTITFGDNTTFSVTASGSGTIVYQWQEDTGSGFVNLADGGVYSGTAYTILTLTNPPASMNNYRYRCVVTDNCATTTSTAVVLTVNKKPQVLQFSSVTNGGTVIVTYGDPATDGSATTSSGLNVTYVSSNTAVATVAANGQVTILAAGTAVITASQTGNGNYLAAADISFTLQVNRKTVTVTATVQNKTYGDPDPVLTFNVAPALIAGDVFTGTLIRTAGENVGVYTILQGSLALNNNYTLNYNNGNLNILKKDLTIRADDLSRPYNTANPILTMTYNGFVSGDNETAIAIPAIATTATISSPPGTYPIQLTGGAAVNYNLILTNGTLTVENIQLLIIQQPADQEICAGATARFSTSVTVIPSTLAVSYQWQRSGDGVTWRDIPGATMPDYATTGRISQYLRCMVATSGVTSYTNTVYCRILPSPVITATKSNDISCAGNVARLMAAGALQYQWSPATGLSNIDTNNPFAAPAATTTYTVVGTAANGCSGTAAIILLVSPVRYEVPNAFTPNGDGRNDCFGVRYWKDVSRFECSIYNRAGLLVFYSNNPALCWDGGYKGQQLPAGAYVYVIQAVTSCGPITQKGSVLLIR from the coding sequence ATGAAACAGCCAAAACATCCGGCTTCACCGGAAGTTAACAGCGTGGTAAAACTGTTTAGAGGCATAGGTCTGATAATACTGTTGCTGTCAGCAGTGCTACAACCTGTAAAAACAAACGCACAGGTAGTGGTGACAGCCACCCAGGGAACATTGGGGCCTACCACCTACCCAACCCTGAAAGCAGCATTCGACGCGGTCAATACCGGCACCCATCAGGGCCAGCTTAACTTGACTATAACAGGCAATACCACTGAAACGGCAACGGCTACACTGAATGCAAGTGGTACCGGTGGTGCAAATTATTCCGATATCAGTATAAAACCGGCAACAGGAACAACACCGGTTGTTTCCGGAATCATCAACAACGCTCCGCTCATAAAGCTGAACGGAGCTTGTAACATATCGATGGATGGATCTAATGGAGCACCGGGTCGTGCACTGATGTTGGTCAATAACGGTATAATGTCCCCCAATGTACTGGTGATAGGCTCTGTTGGTACTACGCCTGTTAAAAATGTGACAGTGGCCAATACTACAATTGTCAATGGTAGTCTGGCTGCCACGGCCGTTATTGCAGCAGATGCCACTGTTATTTCCAACCCCGGCTATTTTAATGACATCTTCCTGTATAATAACGATATACGCCGTGCTTACACAGGTATTTATCTGAACAGTGCCAGCAATACATCAAACAGCAACATACGGATTGAGAACAATGACCTGAATGCCACTGGCACGGATGCACTGCGGTTTGGAGGTATCATGGCGCTGGGTGTAAATGGCCTGACTATCAGTAATAACCGTATCGGAAATTTTGATTCCGGTAATGATGAGTTTGACCGTGGCATATGGTTGAATGTCGGTACCATGAACACCACCGTATCCAATAATACGATCTCGGGAATGAGTTATGCCGGACCTTCCGCCTATGGGCCCATCGGTATTACTATTTCCTGCAACACATTAAATGCAGGTATCTCCATTACAGGTAATACCATTACGGATCTTACCAGCAACGGCTTTTTTCAGCCAATGGGCATTTTCCAGTATAGTACACTTTCGGGGGTAACCATTAGCAACAACCGGATCAGCAGTATCAAAAACAAGAATATGGGGATTGCCGGTGCGTCGGGGATTATGTTGGTATGCAATAACGCTGATGCTGCAACCAGGGTTTATAACAATTTTATATGGGATATTACTTCAGCGGGTTATGACGGTTTTCAGATTAATCATAACGGGAATGGCATTGTGATAGACAAAGGAGGAGGTTATGATATAGATTTTAATACGGTGGCATTGAACACCAATCCGTCTTCGACAGGTGCGCACAAAGCAGCCTGTTTGCTGATAACCGGTAATGTAAACACAACGGGAAGTATCAATATCAGGAATAATATCTTTGCCAACCTGCAAACCATTGGTGATGCAAACAGCAGGCTGGCTGTAGCTAACCGGGCCAGTACCGGAGCGGCTGTTTTCGGTACCATCGATTATAATGACTATTACAGTGAGAGTGGGAATCTGGGCGCCACCACCGCGTCGCTTGTCACCAGCCTGGCGGCTTTGCAAACCAGTTTGGGCGGAAATACGCATTCCATCAATGTTAAACCGGTATTTGCGGGTGCCAATGACCTGCATCTTACTACCGCCAATATTTCCATTGATAACAAAGGCACGCCGCTTGCAGGCATTACCGATGATATTGACGGAGAGCTGCGCAGCACTACTGCACCAGACCCCGGGGCAGATGAAGTGGTAATATGTCCTGCTGTCACCATCACAACTCAACCCACTGCGCAAACGGTTTGCGAAAACAAAACCACCAGCTTCAGCGTGGCAGGTACCAATGCCAACATCTTTCAATGGCAGGTAAACACCGGCAGTGGTTTTACCGATGTTCAGGATGACGCCAACTACAGCGGCGCCACTACGGCCGTTCTTACACTGACAGGCATCCCTGCGGGATTCGATGGCTATAACTATCGTTGCGTGGTGAATAGTAAAACCGGATGCCCGGCTATTAATACTAACGAGGTTATGCTTTCGGTCAATAAAAAGAAAACAGCTGTTGAAAATATTACCATCTGCAATAGTCAGCTGCCTTACACCTGGAATGGACAAAGTATTACAGCCGGTGGTAATGCCATTGCCACCTATACCACCGCCTCTTTGCTGAATGGCTGCGACAGTACTACTACTCTCAACCTGACTGTTAACATGGGGGCCGCTGTTACAAGTCAGCCGGCCAGCAGCACCATCACATTTGGCGACAACACCACCTTTAGCGTAACAGCATCCGGCAGTGGCACCATTGTGTATCAATGGCAGGAAGATACGGGCAGCGGATTTGTGAACCTCGCAGATGGTGGTGTATATAGTGGCACTGCCTACACTATACTAACCCTCACCAATCCACCTGCCAGCATGAATAATTACCGCTACCGCTGTGTGGTAACCGATAACTGCGCGACTACTACCAGCACTGCAGTGGTGTTAACGGTCAACAAAAAGCCCCAGGTTCTTCAGTTCTCCTCCGTAACCAATGGAGGTACTGTGATTGTTACTTATGGAGATCCCGCCACAGACGGGTCCGCAACAACTTCTTCCGGATTGAATGTAACGTATGTCAGCAGTAACACAGCTGTAGCTACCGTAGCAGCCAACGGACAAGTGACGATTTTAGCTGCCGGCACCGCTGTTATCACCGCATCACAAACGGGTAATGGTAACTACCTGGCCGCCGCTGATATCAGCTTTACATTGCAGGTCAATAGAAAAACAGTAACAGTTACAGCTACTGTTCAAAATAAAACTTATGGGGATCCGGATCCTGTACTGACCTTTAATGTGGCGCCGGCATTAATAGCAGGAGATGTATTCACCGGCACACTAATCCGTACAGCGGGAGAAAACGTTGGCGTATATACGATTTTGCAGGGATCACTTGCCTTAAACAATAACTATACATTAAATTATAACAATGGCAACCTGAACATCCTGAAAAAAGATCTGACCATTCGGGCTGATGATTTGTCAAGACCTTACAATACAGCTAATCCCATATTGACGATGACTTATAACGGCTTTGTTAGTGGGGATAATGAAACGGCCATTGCTATACCTGCCATCGCAACTACTGCCACCATCAGCAGCCCGCCGGGCACTTATCCGATTCAATTAACCGGTGGAGCTGCTGTCAACTATAATCTGATACTGACCAATGGTACATTGACCGTAGAAAATATACAGCTGCTGATTATACAGCAGCCCGCAGATCAGGAAATATGTGCCGGCGCCACCGCCCGGTTTAGTACGTCCGTTACCGTTATCCCTTCAACATTGGCTGTTTCCTATCAATGGCAACGGAGCGGAGACGGTGTCACCTGGAGGGATATTCCCGGTGCCACTATGCCGGATTATGCTACTACTGGCCGTATCAGCCAATACCTCCGGTGTATGGTGGCGACTTCTGGAGTGACCAGTTATACCAACACTGTTTATTGCCGGATATTGCCCTCGCCTGTTATTACGGCCACCAAATCCAATGATATCAGTTGTGCCGGCAATGTAGCAAGGCTGATGGCTGCAGGGGCTTTGCAATATCAATGGTCACCGGCTACGGGATTGAGTAATATTGATACGAACAATCCGTTTGCTGCACCGGCTGCTACGACTACTTATACGGTGGTGGGCACAGCAGCCAACGGTTGTTCAGGTACAGCAGCTATTATACTGCTGGTGAGCCCTGTCCGGTATGAAGTGCCGAATGCTTTTACACCTAACGGAGATGGCAGGAATGACTGTTTCGGGGTGCGTTACTGGAAAGATGTCAGCAGGTTTGAGTGTAGTATCTATAACAGAGCGGGGCTGCTGGTGTTTTATTCCAACAACCCCGCTCTGTGCTGGGACGGCGGCTACAAAGGACAGCAGCTGCCTGCAGGTGCTTATGTGTATGTTATCCAGGCAGTCACCTCCTGCGGGCCGATAACACAAAAAGGCAGTGTATTGCTGATAAGGTAA
- a CDS encoding NAD(P)-dependent alcohol dehydrogenase: MKAVQLKSFGIDQLVVEERDIPALQANEVLVNIKAVSLNYLDLIMVNGSFNKNVSFPYTPASDGAGVVTAVGAGVTRWKPGDRVVIQYVQNWTKGRIDAESNAVRVGWQIPGVMAEFVSIPEHGLVKAPENLSFEETATLPIAALTAWYALIDQAGLRLGQTVLTQGTGGVSLFALQIAKAAGARVIATTSSDEKAAKLKALGADEVINYRQYPEWHQQVKALTGGEGVDITLDVAGEQTIGQSLLSVKEHGYVGTAGFISGTALPLDIHQHRINMNFIRIQGLAVGSAESFNAMNRAITINNIHPVIDKTYTLNQVQDAYRRLESGQHVGKIVISLA; encoded by the coding sequence ATGAAAGCAGTTCAATTAAAAAGTTTCGGGATAGATCAGTTGGTGGTGGAAGAGCGCGACATACCTGCACTTCAGGCCAATGAAGTATTGGTGAATATTAAAGCCGTGTCTTTAAATTATCTCGACCTGATCATGGTAAATGGCAGTTTTAACAAAAACGTGTCTTTCCCCTATACACCAGCATCAGACGGAGCGGGCGTGGTAACGGCAGTAGGAGCCGGCGTTACCAGATGGAAACCGGGAGACCGTGTGGTGATTCAATATGTGCAGAACTGGACAAAGGGCAGGATAGATGCAGAAAGTAATGCGGTGCGGGTAGGCTGGCAGATACCCGGTGTAATGGCTGAATTTGTCAGTATTCCGGAACATGGGCTGGTGAAGGCACCGGAGAACCTCAGTTTTGAAGAAACGGCCACACTGCCCATTGCAGCGCTTACCGCGTGGTATGCCTTGATAGACCAGGCTGGTCTGCGGCTGGGCCAGACTGTCCTTACCCAGGGCACGGGAGGCGTATCATTGTTTGCCCTGCAGATAGCCAAAGCAGCGGGGGCCAGGGTGATTGCTACTACCAGCAGTGATGAAAAGGCTGCGAAACTCAAAGCGCTTGGTGCTGATGAGGTGATCAACTACCGTCAGTATCCGGAATGGCATCAGCAGGTGAAAGCGCTGACAGGCGGGGAAGGTGTAGATATTACATTGGATGTGGCCGGAGAGCAAACAATCGGCCAGTCACTGTTATCGGTAAAGGAACACGGCTATGTAGGCACAGCGGGTTTTATATCCGGAACAGCGCTGCCACTCGATATCCATCAGCATCGGATCAACATGAACTTCATCCGTATCCAGGGCCTTGCTGTAGGTAGTGCAGAAAGTTTCAATGCCATGAACCGCGCCATCACCATCAACAATATTCATCCTGTAATTGATAAAACCTATACTTTAAATCAGGTACAGGATGCTTACCGGCGGCTGGAATCCGGTCAGCATGTGGGTAAGATCGTGATCTCGCTAGCCTAA
- a CDS encoding SH3 domain-containing protein produces MKRLLFVLFACFSQVVLAQEAPYFEDMRVWSLNGEDSVRHIFADTAFIRISPDTRQLPIDTLLAGDDVTITQITDKSLTLKGLKGPWLQVRYIKDGIAKDGYIWQGLIGCSPMRRGDVKFIYAVDRRADSSYVLEGTKEISKRFLIRLKVVQKGKILASGSLITPDDESASYSTAKVMSGMGLTGVQNIITLTFSGEACGIPTYDYYFGWTKEGKLVRFPDKTNVGDAGAYYHSETFTFPNEKNGKPDMIVWNMTTEEATDNLDKDGNNIMATTEKGEKQYVWDPVNAKVSLIAK; encoded by the coding sequence ATGAAAAGATTATTATTTGTTTTGTTTGCCTGCTTCAGCCAGGTAGTATTGGCACAGGAAGCCCCTTATTTTGAAGACATGCGTGTATGGTCGTTAAATGGAGAGGATTCGGTCCGCCATATTTTTGCCGATACCGCTTTTATAAGAATCAGTCCGGATACCCGCCAGCTCCCCATTGATACCTTATTGGCCGGCGACGATGTCACCATTACACAGATAACTGATAAAAGCCTTACGCTGAAAGGCCTCAAAGGTCCGTGGTTACAGGTGAGGTATATAAAAGACGGCATCGCTAAAGATGGATACATCTGGCAAGGCCTGATAGGTTGCTCTCCCATGCGACGTGGCGATGTAAAGTTTATCTATGCAGTAGACCGTCGTGCTGACAGCAGTTATGTACTGGAAGGCACCAAGGAAATCAGCAAACGTTTTCTGATCAGATTAAAAGTAGTACAGAAAGGAAAAATACTGGCTTCCGGCTCCCTTATCACACCTGATGATGAAAGCGCCAGCTATAGCACCGCCAAAGTGATGAGTGGAATGGGGCTCACCGGCGTACAAAATATCATCACCCTTACCTTTAGTGGTGAAGCCTGTGGTATTCCTACCTATGACTATTATTTTGGCTGGACAAAAGAAGGAAAACTGGTCCGCTTCCCTGATAAAACCAATGTGGGTGACGCCGGTGCTTATTATCATTCCGAAACATTTACCTTCCCCAACGAAAAGAATGGAAAACCAGATATGATCGTCTGGAATATGACCACAGAAGAGGCGACAGACAACCTGGATAAGGATGGCAACAACATTATGGCTACTACAGAAAAAGGAGAGAAACAATATGTATGGGACCCTGTAAATGCTAAAGTATCCCTGATCGCGAAATAA
- a CDS encoding fibronectin type III domain-containing protein yields MKRLFYLLLLTSSGLWAQEIPAPTALMTKGTRSWIKLSWKDNADNETGYHVYWSATKQKPGTPSVTLPANASHFYIQQVKEKTLYHVWVEAFNNREKSKALQGSVITTTQWSLDTAAARHPDIPCSSAVPEGMTIFWQDEFNDELLDRNKWHTTYYSNIDFLRKDNLQEMRAGLLPEAAYQLTGHSINIFTNDSLPAKVFYPSNGRKISSIQTYDWRTNENLLDNSRGGYFEVRVKRSASGQPKGLNTAYWFDSPGPDLKYYLQEGTTLEGTSGVRPKGQVFEIDVFENLDAQFVLHGHVDKKGQFVHNLATHIAEGFEHKDNWVVHGILWTPNSIKHYINGKLIKAYTDKHQIYSPNHFMNVFLGSYGAGGSVNMEVDYIRGYQWPLEGNNELPNPGFEANTSLLPWEGTGTLATDKKRNGLHGLSLQPGQEMEQYVYLNNNTDYQLSYWQNGNSPLYAAVENVKLVTGELQQAAAQTHAGKAHFSQQQLRFKTGKEYGNNMKTVRIYFKNTGKEAIVLDDVTISKAGK; encoded by the coding sequence ATGAAGCGACTTTTTTATTTATTACTTTTAACATCATCAGGTTTGTGGGCGCAGGAAATTCCAGCGCCCACAGCCCTGATGACGAAAGGGACACGTAGCTGGATCAAACTGAGCTGGAAAGACAATGCAGACAATGAAACCGGATATCATGTTTACTGGTCTGCCACCAAACAGAAACCCGGTACACCTTCTGTCACTCTGCCGGCTAATGCCAGCCATTTTTATATTCAGCAGGTAAAGGAAAAAACGCTGTACCATGTATGGGTGGAAGCCTTTAATAACCGTGAAAAAAGTAAGGCGTTGCAGGGGTCTGTCATCACCACCACCCAATGGAGCCTGGACACCGCTGCTGCGCGTCATCCGGACATCCCCTGCTCTTCAGCCGTACCTGAAGGTATGACGATCTTCTGGCAGGATGAATTTAATGATGAACTACTTGACAGAAACAAGTGGCATACTACCTACTATTCCAATATCGACTTCTTACGAAAAGATAACCTGCAGGAAATGCGGGCTGGCCTGCTTCCTGAAGCAGCCTATCAGCTGACCGGCCACTCCATCAACATTTTTACCAATGATTCACTGCCGGCAAAAGTCTTCTACCCTTCCAATGGCAGAAAGATCTCTTCTATCCAGACCTATGACTGGCGTACCAATGAAAACCTGCTCGACAACAGCCGTGGCGGCTACTTTGAAGTGAGGGTAAAACGCAGTGCCAGTGGTCAGCCAAAGGGATTAAACACGGCTTACTGGTTCGACTCTCCGGGCCCTGACCTGAAGTATTACCTGCAGGAAGGCACTACCCTGGAAGGCACCAGCGGCGTACGTCCCAAAGGACAGGTATTTGAGATCGATGTATTCGAAAACCTGGATGCCCAGTTTGTACTGCATGGCCATGTTGACAAAAAAGGCCAGTTCGTACATAACCTCGCCACACATATCGCAGAAGGCTTTGAGCATAAAGATAATTGGGTCGTTCACGGCATTCTCTGGACACCCAACAGCATCAAACATTACATCAATGGCAAGCTGATCAAAGCCTATACTGACAAACACCAGATCTATTCACCCAACCACTTTATGAACGTGTTCCTCGGCAGCTACGGCGCAGGCGGTAGCGTTAACATGGAAGTGGATTATATCCGCGGGTACCAGTGGCCACTGGAAGGCAACAATGAACTGCCCAACCCCGGATTTGAAGCCAATACCAGCCTGCTCCCCTGGGAAGGCACCGGTACCCTGGCCACTGATAAAAAAAGAAATGGTTTGCATGGACTGTCTCTTCAACCCGGCCAGGAAATGGAACAATATGTTTACTTAAACAACAACACCGACTACCAGCTCTCCTATTGGCAAAACGGTAACAGTCCGTTATATGCAGCTGTGGAGAATGTAAAACTGGTCACTGGTGAACTGCAACAGGCCGCTGCGCAAACACATGCCGGCAAAGCCCATTTCAGCCAGCAGCAACTCCGTTTCAAAACGGGTAAAGAATATGGCAACAATATGAAAACGGTCCGCATCTACTTCAAAAATACAGGCAAAGAAGCCATTGTACTGGATGATGTGACTATCAGTAAAGCGGGTAAATGA
- a CDS encoding AraC family transcriptional regulator yields the protein MDFLHDSFAVEIAAYDEWQERSRKNNFFELVYILDGEGHQRVNNILHPYHKNGIFLLPAAKCHYYQVDRPTRFLFVRFTGTYFVPGPNDYVDYSSWFSRLNFILGNNNYHSGEVVKDPEDKAQLKRLLDSILYEYEKKDICSAFIIQNTLVAVLAIICRNMQKRMLSGRMFSDDRFAELLNFISFNILDVEKLSVPHLSQRFHIAETYFSEYFRRNADERFQDYVMKLRLKIAESRAVYTDASLQNIALELGFTDSSHMNRMMKKYYGKGMRQIRNGQKQEA from the coding sequence ATGGATTTTTTACATGATTCTTTTGCTGTGGAAATAGCAGCATACGACGAATGGCAGGAAAGAAGCCGGAAAAACAACTTCTTTGAGCTGGTATACATCCTGGATGGAGAAGGGCACCAACGGGTGAACAATATTCTCCACCCTTATCATAAAAACGGTATTTTTCTTTTACCGGCCGCTAAATGCCATTATTACCAGGTAGACAGACCTACCCGTTTTCTGTTTGTTCGTTTTACCGGTACCTACTTTGTACCTGGCCCGAATGATTATGTAGATTACAGCAGCTGGTTCAGCCGGCTGAATTTTATTCTGGGCAATAACAACTATCATTCAGGAGAAGTGGTGAAAGACCCGGAAGATAAAGCACAGTTAAAACGCCTGTTGGACAGCATTCTCTATGAATATGAGAAAAAGGATATCTGTTCAGCCTTTATCATACAGAATACTTTGGTGGCTGTGTTGGCGATTATTTGCCGCAATATGCAGAAAAGGATGTTGAGCGGACGTATGTTTAGTGATGATCGCTTTGCCGAACTGCTGAACTTTATCAGCTTTAATATCCTGGATGTAGAGAAACTTTCTGTACCTCATCTGTCACAACGGTTTCATATTGCAGAAACCTACTTCAGTGAATATTTCAGACGTAATGCCGACGAACGCTTTCAGGATTACGTGATGAAGCTCCGGTTAAAAATTGCCGAATCACGCGCTGTTTATACGGATGCATCCTTACAGAATATTGCATTGGAGCTGGGTTTTACAGACAGCAGTCATATGAACCGGATGATGAAAAAATACTATGGCAAAGGCATGCGGCAGATCCGGAACGGACAGAAACAGGAGGCTTGA